One genomic region from Chrysemys picta bellii isolate R12L10 chromosome 16, ASM1138683v2, whole genome shotgun sequence encodes:
- the LOC135976051 gene encoding uncharacterized protein LOC135976051, whose product MDDTDAAGPPPEPAPQPRFDTDFCRDQREDPTLSRFYEQLAAIDGNIVDPQRATLWPHFELRRDRLYRLDRDPRTQEPQTQLLVPLCHRRAVMKLAHDVPAAGHLGREKTLARILARFFWPGISQEVKEYCASCPECQRVAPPGIPKAPLVPMPVMETPFERVAMDLVGPLPKSAAGFQYILVLVDYASRFPEAIPLRSITARTIAGELLKIFARVGLPREILTDQGTNFTSQLLRQVCALLGIKQLRTSVYHPQTDGLVERFNRTLKSMLRKFPAEDLRHWDQFLPPLLLAIREVPQTSTKFSPFELLYGRRPRGLLDLMRETWEQSASPAQGLLKYVIQLQEYLAQAGALARENLKTAQERQKRTYDQGAQVQEFQPGDRVLLLLPSSESKLLARWQGPYDVVRKVGPVTYEVRQPDKRKGTQRYHVNLLKRWQDREGLLINPCPPELELGPHVPSTDDPPAPQLGQSLTEEQCKQTNCLLQTFKRTFTAIPGYTSLVKHSIQTEPGKVVRETTRPLPYRMRDAVEEEVRAMLALGVIEPSQSEWRSPVVLVPKSDGTRRFCIDFRRVNAISHFDAYPMPRVDELLGRLGEAQYITTLDLSKGYWQIPLEETSKEKTAFATPTGLYQFTRMPFGLHGAPATFQRLMDQLLQPHQDYAAAYLDDVVIYSRGWEDHLPRVAAVLRSLRQAGLTANPKKCRIAWQETNYLGYTVGDGRVKPLVGKVQALLDCPTPSTKRHVRQFLGLVGYYRRFIPRFATIAAPLTGLLTKDSPRQVRWSPECEAAFRTLQKCLCQEPVLYSPDFKRPFILQTDASGVGLGAVLSQEVEGKDHPVLYLSRKLFPRERNYAVVEKEALAVKWACDALRFYLLGAPFTLVTDHAPPPVANADER is encoded by the coding sequence ATGGACGACACGGACGCAGCGGGACCACCGCCGGAGCCGGCCCCTCAGCCCCGCTTCGATACCGATTTCTGTCGGGACCAGCGAGAGGATCCCACCCTTAGCCGCTTCTACGAGCAGCTCGCGGCAATAGACGGGAATATTGTGGACCCCCAGCGGGCCACCCTGTGGCCCCATTTTGAGCTGCGCCGGGACCGGCTCTACCGCCTGGACCGTGACCCCCGCACCCAGGAACCACAAACCCAACTGTTAGTGCCCCTGTGTCACCGGCGGGCGGTAATGAAGTTGGCCCACGATGTGCCAGCCGCCGGGCACCTGGGGCGAGAGAAGACCCTCGCTCGAATCCTGGCGCGCTTCTTTTGGCCAGGAATCTCTCAGGAGGTGAAAGAATATtgcgcctcctgcccagagtgtcagAGGGTCGCCCCGCCCGGGATCCCCAAGGCACCCCTGGTCCccatgccagtgatggagacgcCTTTTGAACGGGTCGCCATGGACCTCGTGGGCCCCCTCCCGAAAAGTGCCGCGGGGTTTCAATACATCCTGGTTTTGGTGGACTATGCCTCTCGGTTCCCCGAAGCCATCCCCCTGCGAAGTATTACCGCCCGGACTATcgcgggggaattgctgaaaatcttCGCCCGAGTAGGACTGCCTAGAGAGATCCTGACCGATCAGGGAACCAACTTCACGTCCCAATTGTTGCGACAGGTCTGTGCCCTCTTAGGCATCAAACAACTCCGGACGTCTGTGTACCACCCGCAGACGGACGGGTTGGTGGAGCGGTTTAACCGcactttgaaaagcatgttgcggAAATTCCCCGCAGAGGACCTCCGCCACTGGGACCAATTCCTTCCACCCTTGCTGCTAGCCATCCGAGAAGTCCCGCAGACCTCAACGAAATTTTCCCCTTTCGAGTTGCTGTATGGACGCAGACCACGGGGCCTCTTAGACCTGATGAGAGAGACCTGGGAACAGTCAgcgtccccagcccagggcctcctgAAATATGTCATCCAGTTACAGGAGTACCTTGCCCAGGCCGGAGCCCTGGCCCGCGAAAATTTGAAGACGGCGCAGGAGCGGCAGAAACGAACCTACGATCAGGGAGCCCAAGTCCAGGAGTTCCAACCAGGAGACCGTGTCCTACTCCTCCTCCCGTCTAGTGAGTCAAAATTGTTAGCCCGGTGGCAGGGACCTTACGACGTCGTGCGTAAGGTCGGTCCCGTCACCTACGAGGTGCGGCAACCGGACAAGCGGAAGGGAACCCAGCGGTATCACGTAAACCTGCTGAAACGGTGGCAGGACCGGGAGGGCCTCTTAATTAACCCATGCCCGCCCGAGCTGGAATTGGGACCCCACGTACCCTCGACGGATGACCCCCCGGCACCCCAACTCGGACAATCGCTCACGGAAGAGCAATGTAAACAGACTAACTGCCTGCTGCAGACCTTCAAGCGAACCTTCACGGCCATACCGGGCTACACGTCCCTGGTCAAACACTCCATCCAGACCGAGCCGGGGAAAGTGGTTCGAGAGACGACCCGGCCCCTGCCCTATCGGATGCGGGATGCGGTCGAGGAAGAAGTAAGAGCCATGCTGGCTCTGGGCGTCATTGAGCcgtcccagagcgagtggcgtAGTCCGGTGGTCCTGGTGCCCAAGTCGGACGGTACCCGCCGCTTCTGCATCGACTTTCGGAGGGTAAACGCCATCTCGCACTTCGATGCCTACCCGATGCCCCGTGTGGACGAGTTACTGGGACGCCTGGGGGAGGCCCAGTATATCACCACCTTGGATCTCAGcaaaggctactggcagatccccctcgAGGAGACCTCAAAAGAGAAAACCGCCTTTGCCACTCCAACAGGGCTGTACCAATTCACGCGGATGCCCTTCGGTCTCCAtggagccccagccaccttccagcgcctgatggaccaacttctgcagcCCCATCAGGACTATGCGGCAGCGTACCTAGACGACGTGGTCATCTATAGCCGCGGCTGGGAGGACCATCTGCCCCGGGTTGCGGCGGTCCTAAGGTCCCTACGACAGGCGGGCCTGACCGCCAACCCCAAAAAGTGCCGTATTGCCTGGCAAGAGACCAACTACCTCGGCTATACTGTCGGGGACGGGCGGGTCAAGCCCCTCGTCGGGAAAGTCCAGGCCCTCTTGGACTGTCCCACCCCGTCGACCAAACGGCACGTTCGGCAGTTCCTGGGCCTCGTTGGGTATTACAGACGGTTCATCCCCCGGTTCGCGACCATCGCAGCACCCTTAACTGGGCTTCTGACGAAGGACAGCCCCCGGCAGGTACGATGGTCCCCCGAATGTGAGGCGGCCTTCCGGACACTGCAGAAGTGCCTCTGCCAGGAGCCGGTTCTCTATAGCCCGGACTTTAAACGCCCATTCATCCTACAGACCGACGCCTCCGGCGTAGGGTTAGGGGCAGTCTTGTCCCAAGAAGTGGAGGGAAAGGACCACCCCGTATTATATCTCAgccggaagctgttcccccgtgAGAGGAATTACGCAGTGGTGGAAAAAGAGGCCCTCGCGGTGAAGTGGGCCTGCGATGCCCTGCGCTtctacctcctcggggccccGTTCACCCTCGTCACAGACCACGCCCCCCCTCCGGTGGCTAATGCGGATGAAAGATAA